The Methanothrix soehngenii GP6 genome has a window encoding:
- a CDS encoding 4Fe-4S binding protein has protein sequence MMEIEKDMEVEGSHILAKQRTKDSEKILDYDYKKCAGCSICVAICPKKALQEGPLKEIAKGLDAPPVLIDQDLCVFCGMCVNFCPMKAFEMRVVEKKAEPEAAEAAEAKA, from the coding sequence ATGATGGAGATTGAGAAGGACATGGAGGTGGAAGGATCCCATATCCTGGCCAAGCAGAGGACCAAGGATAGCGAGAAGATCCTGGATTACGATTATAAGAAATGCGCCGGCTGCTCCATTTGCGTTGCCATCTGCCCCAAAAAAGCCTTGCAGGAGGGGCCGCTGAAGGAGATCGCCAAAGGCCTGGATGCGCCGCCTGTGTTGATAGACCAGGATCTTTGCGTATTCTGTGGGATGTGCGTGAACTTCTGTCCGATGAAGGCCTTCGAAATGAGAGTTGTGGAGAAAAAGGCTGAGCCAGAGGCGGCAGAGGCTGCCGAAGCAAAAGCATGA